In Tepidanaerobacter syntrophicus, the following are encoded in one genomic region:
- a CDS encoding FAD-dependent oxidoreductase, whose amino-acid sequence MSSFDCLLKPIRINRMELKNRIVMPPMGTILANEDNSVSERNIEYYAARARGGAALIETEVTEIDSYTADPGMLGIYDDRLIPGWEKLAKRIHKEGSKLCVQLHHPGRQASYQGIKPPKAPSKISCPLCQDIPSVMTEEEIYQAIDNYAQGARRAKEAGLDAVEIHGAHGYLIAQFMSAYSNRRSDKWGGDLEGRMRFAIEIIKAVRKEVGPDFPIIFRYSADERVWGGRKVAESVAIAPMLVEAGADCLSISTGVYDNLFSYLIAPMGVEPGLNVEAAAKIKKAVNVPVIVVGKLNDPYIAESVLENNKADIIAIGRGLICDPELPNKIKDGKIDDIRWCISCNQGCIDKLLMTGGGVSCLMNPEAGREAEIKREKVENPKKVLIAGGGPAGLEAALTASSKGHEVILCEKSGELGGQFLLACVPPGKQEISRGLKYFVTQVEKSNIDVRLNTEVTKDLVKELKPDAVIVATGGKPLIPNIPGIDKENVVTAKDVLEFNKVAGKNVLVIGGGIVGCETTDLLLEYGRKVTIVEMLDDIAKDIGLGPKYFLMDRFFHHGVNIITNSPVKEITQDGAIIETPEGEKTLSGFDTIIIAVGTSPVNELAEAIKGVVDEVYVVGDAKKPRKALEAIAEGYEAAINL is encoded by the coding sequence ATGAGTTCATTTGATTGCTTATTAAAACCCATAAGGATTAACAGAATGGAGCTTAAAAACAGAATAGTTATGCCACCTATGGGTACAATACTTGCTAATGAAGACAATAGTGTATCGGAAAGAAATATAGAGTATTATGCAGCACGAGCAAGAGGTGGTGCTGCTTTGATTGAAACTGAAGTAACGGAAATAGACTCGTACACAGCAGATCCGGGGATGTTAGGCATATACGATGATAGGCTGATTCCGGGATGGGAGAAACTTGCAAAAAGGATACATAAAGAAGGTTCTAAACTATGTGTCCAATTACATCATCCCGGGCGCCAAGCATCTTATCAGGGCATTAAACCGCCGAAGGCGCCATCTAAGATATCATGCCCCCTTTGCCAAGATATTCCTTCGGTAATGACAGAAGAAGAAATATACCAAGCAATAGACAACTATGCGCAAGGAGCAAGGAGGGCAAAGGAAGCAGGACTAGATGCTGTAGAAATACATGGGGCACATGGCTATTTAATCGCTCAGTTTATGTCGGCTTATTCAAACAGGAGAAGTGATAAATGGGGCGGTGATCTTGAAGGCAGGATGAGGTTTGCAATAGAGATAATAAAAGCTGTCAGAAAAGAAGTGGGACCGGATTTTCCCATTATATTTAGATATTCTGCAGATGAAAGAGTGTGGGGAGGCAGAAAAGTAGCTGAATCTGTAGCGATTGCGCCTATGCTAGTAGAAGCTGGAGCAGATTGTCTTAGCATATCTACCGGAGTCTATGACAATCTATTTTCATATCTCATAGCTCCAATGGGAGTTGAGCCGGGACTTAATGTGGAAGCTGCCGCTAAAATCAAAAAAGCTGTAAATGTGCCGGTAATCGTTGTAGGAAAGTTAAATGATCCGTATATAGCAGAAAGTGTATTGGAAAACAATAAAGCTGATATTATTGCTATTGGCAGGGGCTTGATTTGCGATCCTGAATTGCCAAATAAGATTAAAGATGGAAAAATCGATGATATACGCTGGTGTATATCTTGCAATCAAGGCTGCATAGATAAACTTTTAATGACGGGCGGAGGAGTTTCCTGCCTTATGAATCCGGAAGCAGGAAGAGAGGCTGAAATAAAGAGAGAAAAGGTTGAAAATCCTAAAAAAGTTCTTATTGCAGGGGGCGGACCTGCCGGCCTTGAAGCAGCTCTTACGGCATCATCTAAAGGTCATGAAGTTATCCTTTGCGAAAAATCAGGAGAACTAGGAGGCCAATTCCTTCTTGCATGCGTGCCTCCGGGTAAACAGGAAATATCCCGCGGATTAAAATATTTTGTAACTCAGGTTGAAAAAAGCAATATAGATGTGAGGCTGAATACTGAGGTTACTAAAGATTTGGTAAAAGAATTAAAACCAGACGCAGTAATAGTAGCCACTGGCGGCAAACCTCTAATACCAAACATCCCCGGAATTGATAAAGAAAATGTTGTGACTGCCAAGGATGTGTTGGAATTTAACAAAGTAGCAGGTAAAAATGTTTTGGTAATAGGCGGTGGAATTGTTGGTTGTGAAACAACTGATTTATTACTAGAGTATGGACGTAAGGTTACGATTGTGGAAATGTTAGATGACATAGCAAAAGATATTGGTCTTGGTCCTAAATACTTCTTAATGGACAGATTTTTCCATCATGGAGTAAACATAATCACTAATTCACCAGTTAAGGAGATAACACAGGATGGTGCAATAATCGAGACTCCTGAAGGAGAAAAGACGCTTTCAGGATTTGACACAAT